A window of Cytobacillus sp. FSL H8-0458 genomic DNA:
TCTCACCATATGTGCTTGGCTTTATGGTTGGTATTGAGTGGGATCCGGAGGTTGTCAAAGGCACGAATGATAAACATAAGGGACTTCAGCAATTTTCCGGAGAATATTTCCAGACAGCTGATGCCAGTCCGTTTGAAATCTGGCTTGCTGAAATGATGGACTATGCCGTGAATTATGAAACCACGAGCTACGAATGGCAGCATTCGATGAGTTTTACCAACTGGGTAACAACTGATTTTCTGGAACATCCTTCAGAGCCGTCTGTTAAGGAAAATATGGTTTCTGTAAACCCTAATCATATCCAGAGGACAGATAAGTTTCACGCTGGCCTTTTTGCCTCTTATCATGTATATCCATATTACCCTGATTTCCTTAACTATGAAGAGAAGTATGTCAATTATATCGATTCAAAAGGGGAAAGGAATAATTATGCAGGCTATCTTCATGATTTAATCGCTGAGCACAACATGCCAGTTGTGATTGCTGAGTTCGGAGTCCCTTCGTCCAGGGGGATGACCCATGAGAACGCTGGGGGCATGAATCAGGGATTTCACTCCGAGGAAGAACAAGGAAAAATAAACAGCCGGCTGTATGAGTCCATCGTTTCTGAAGGCTATGCCGGCGGTCTTGTGTTTTCCTGGCAGGATGAATGGTTCAAGCGAACCTGGAATACGATGGATTATGATAATCCTGACAGGCGTCCATACTGGTCGAACAGGCAAACAAATGAACAGCATTTCGGTCTGCTGAGCTTTGAACCAGGTAAAAATGAAGCTGAAATATATGTGGATGGCATTACAGGTGATTGGAAAAAGCTGAATGAGAAACCTGTCTACAGTTCTGGCAGTAAGAATTCTTACTTGAAGGATATGTATGTTCGTTCTGATGAGGAACACTTATTTATCCGGCTGGATTATAATCGTCCTATTGACCTGGAGAATGAGGCCACCCGTTTGCTGATCGATACCATTGCAGAGCAGGGACAGACTAATATTCCGATTCTGACCGGAAAGGTCAAAACGGACTTCGGAGTTGATTTTATGGCAGAAATAGGCGGAAAGGATAAATCCAGGCTTTTAATAGATAGCTATTATGATACATTCTACTATCATTATAGCCACATGCTGAATATGATTCCGAATGAAAGCTATGCCATTAAAAAGGATAATGGAGTCTTTCATCCTATCAGGCTGGCACTGAATAAGGAATTAACTATTCCATCAACTGGGGAAACGAAACCGTTCAAATCCTATGAGACAGGTAATTTACAGTTTGGTAATGCAAATCCTGCTCATGAAAACTTCAATTCATTAACCGATATAAGCATTAGCAAGAATAAAAAAGTAATGGAGATCAGACTTCCGTGGGCATTGCTTAATATTAAGGATCCAAGCCAGAAAGAGATAGTTGGGGATGTATGGAGAGAAGGTCTCACAGGCAGCCAAAAAATTGAGGGATTAAGAATTAGTGCAGTGTCGACGGACAGAGAAGGTATCTTGGATTCTTTTCCAAAGATGCAGGATGGAGTGCTCCAAGGAAAAGATTCTGCCTATTATTCTTGGGAACTGTGGGAGGAGCCAGATTACCATGAAAGGCTTAAAAAGTCCTATCATATTATGAAAAAATTATTTGACTCCGTAGAGTTGGGAGAGAAGTAAATGAAAAAGATATTGATTGCTGAGGATGAAGAAATTCTGCGCATGCTTATTGCTGACACTCTGGAAGATGGGGACTTTGAAGTCGATGAAGCTGAAGATGGAGAAGAAGCCCTGAAGCTGCTGGAAAAAAAGGAATATGATTTGGTCATCCTGGATTATATGATGCCTGGACTTACCGGTCTTGATGTCATCAGGAAAATCCGGGGTGAGCAGGCTCTTAACAAAGATGTGAAAATATTAATGTTATCTGCCAAAAGCCAGCAAAATGAACAGGAAGAGGTTTTAAAGGCAGGGGCCGATTATTTCATGGTTAAACCATTCAGCCCTCTTCATTTATTTGAGAAGGTTGGAAAAATAGTAGATGAAGCTTAATCATTTTATAAAAAAGAGCCTGACCAGGCAGATTGTTGCGCTTATGGGAGTATTCGCCCTTCTCTTTCTGGCGGGAACCAGTATTTTAATTTTGCTGCAAGAGCAAATAAACAGCTCTTATTACAAAGAACGCGAAAAGCTTGTAAAAAAAGAAGAAATTGTTCAGCAAATTGATCATAACTTCAATCTCGTCTTTTTTGATGTCAGAGGCTACTTCGCCTTTGGGAATTCTGAATTAAAAAACCAGGCTGCTGCCTTAAGGCCGCAGATCAGAAAACTTATCAGTGAATACAATGGCATTGCTTCAACCAATGAAGACAAAGCCTTTGGGAAGGAAATGGATGAATTTGCGGATTATTATTTCATTGAAAGGCTTCCCGTTTCCATCGAATATTTTGAAGCAGGCCGTATGGAAGAAATCATTAAAATGGCAGATTCCGGTGCTACTGCAAGGATTAATTCCTTTCAGGAAGATATTCAGGTTTATCTGCAAAATTTGAATGATGAGCTGAACGGCAGGGTACAGGATTTAATCCAAAAACAATCTTATATTCAAACAGGTTTTTTTCTTTTTCTTGTTGCCATTCTGGTGATCCTGTTTCGGATGATCCGCATTATGTTCAAGCAGGTAGGACAGCCGCTTACTCAGTTTGCCAATGCTGCAGAAGAAATTGCCAAGGGAGGAAAGGCGGAACTGAATGTAGGGCAGGATCGTATGGATGAATTAGCAGTCTTGTCTGTTGCCTTTCAAAAAATGGTGGTGACCCTGCAGGAAAAAGAGCAGGATTTGCTTGCTCAAAATGAGGAGCTTCTTGCTCAGCAGGACGAACTTCAAGCACAGAGGGAAGAATTGGAAGATGCCCTTGGAACCATGCAATCAAATGAGATAAAACTTGAGCGCCGGAATGAATTGATTAATGGCATCTCCAATTCGCTGCAAAAACAGGAAGTGCTGGAGAGCATTGTGATGAATATGTCCAATGTCATTGAAGCGGATTGCGGGATCATTGTGATGCTTGAAAATGATGAATCTGCTTCATTTGGCATTTCATCTTTGGGAGTAGAACAGTTCAAGAATCATTTGAGAAGCGGATTAATTGAGAGGCTGAAACAAACAAAAGAAGGTTTTGCTGTTAAGAGACAATTGCTTCAAGAAGAGAAGGGCTACCATGTAAGAACCGTTTTCGGCTATGACCTTTATTTGCCGGTTATTTCTTCAAATCAAGAGGTTACGGCTGTCATGGTGTTCACCAGATACGGGTTTCCTTTTGCACAGACGCATATGGATGAATATTCGGCACTATCAAAACAGATTGGGCTGTCGCTCGATAAAATCAGTTCTTATGAAAACTCTGAAGCTAATAGAAAATTAAACCAGGATATCCTCAACACTGTAAAGGAAGGTCTGCAGTATGTTGACAGGGACGGCTGCATCCTGCAGGTCAACAAACAGCTTTGCGAAATGTTCCACTGCGAGGGTGGGTTTGAAGGGATTGTTGGACTGACCTGGGATAAATGGAGCGTACTTCTAAAACAGCAGGTAGAGGATGAAGATGGTTTTACCGAATTTATCTGGCGGGCCTTTAATGGTGAAACATCCAGCGGGGAAACGTTTGTTTACAAAACAAAGGATAGTGGGAATGTCTTCCAGATGTACTGTGAAGATCTTTATCAGAATAATGAGTGTGTTGGAACTGTATTGGTGCACAGGGATATTACAAAAGAATTTAAAGTAGATGAAGTGAAATCCGAGTTTGTCAGCACCGTCAGCCATGAATTGAGAACACCGCTTGCCAGCATTTTAGGTTTCTCGGAGCTGCTGCTGAACAGGGAGCTCAAGGCGGAAAAGCAGAAGAAATATATGATGACAATATTAAATGAAGCCAAGAGGCTTACTTCCCTGATCAATGATTTTCTTGATGTTCAGCGGATGGAATCCGGCAAGCAAACGTACGAAAAAAAATATATAGAGCTTCTCCCTATGATTGAGAAAGTAATAGATAATCAGCAGGTGCAGACGGATGTTCACAATATTACATTGGAACCATTTAGTGGAAATGATGTCATTCTTGGTGATTCCTGCAAAATCGAACAGGTTTTTTCCAATTTGATAAGTAATGCCATCAAGTATTCTCCATCTGGAGGCACAGTAAATATAAGGTTATACGAGGAAAACAGCCTGCTTCTTATAGAAGTGCAAGATCAAGGACTGGGAATTCCGGAAAATGCAGCTGCGGATATTTTTAACAAATTTTATAGAGTGGACAATTCAGATCGACGCCGAATTGGCGGAACTGGGCTTGGGCTTTCCATTGTTCAGGAAATAGTAAAGGCTCATGATGGAAATATAAGCGTCAAATCAAAATACGGCGAAGGAAGTACCTTCACTGTATCCTTTCCAGCTGTCTATAAGCCTTCCCATGGACTGGATGAGAACATTCATCAAAGCGGCACACGCTATGAAGTGCTGGTCATTGAAGATGATCAAAGTCTGGCAGAACTGTTTATTCAGGAGCTTACGGAAAACAATTTGCATGCGAAGCATTTCAATAACGGAAGGGATGTCCTGGCTTATTTGGAAAATCACCTGCCTGATGCGATTGTTTTGGATATCATGCTTGATGAAGGGCTTGATGGATGGAGTGTTATGAAGATATTAAAACGAAATGAAGTGTTAAGTCACATTCCAATTATTATTTCAACTGCACTGGATGAAAAAGAGAAAGGCCTGTCACTGGGAGCTCATGAATACCTAATAAAGCCTTACCAGGCGGGAAGCCTGTCGATGGCCATTATGCAGACACTGCTTAAGGTGGGGAAAGCCGGTCAGATACTGATTCCTGAGAATTCACCCGGTGATTAAAACATCTGCTCTATTATATAAGATTTTCTCCTGCTTCCAGTAGGAACGTTAAAACCTGGCTAAAAAGAGGCCGGGTTTTTTTATGGTATGCTGGCAAATCAGTGATTTAAGAAATAAAGCACTGTAAAAGAAAATCCCTTTATTTAAATGTTCCTTACTTCTGATTCAATAAAAAAATAACAAAAAACATTAAATATTTATTGAAAAACAATAAATAATAGATTAAAATCAAAATGAAAATAAGAAGTGAGGTGCTTTTTATGGAAAAGGTAACAACGTTGTTTTTAAAAATAGCCGTTATTCTATTAGGAGTCCCTATTTTAGTTTTGTGCATTGTTCTTGTGCCTGAACTGGGGAATGTTGCAGGTGAATTGCTGCCTGAGTTTGCGTTTATCAAATATCTGGTATACATCGTATTTTATGGCTCGACGATTCCCTTTTACTTTGCGTTATATCAGGCATTCAGGCTTTTGCGCTATATTGACAAGAATGAAGCTTTCTCTGATTTATCTGTCATAGCTTTGAAGAAGATAAAATATTGCGCCATCATCATCGCCGGTTTGCATGTGGTTGTACTGCCGGTCTTCTATCTTTTTGCAGAGATAGACGATGCCCCAGGTGTCATCTTCGTCGGAATGGTGGTTCCTTTTGCATCGATGGTTATCGCAGTGTTTGCGGCTGTTCTCCAAAAGCTGCTGCAAGAGGCAATCGAGATAAAATCAGAAAATGATTTAACGGTTTGAGGTGAGAACATGGCGATTATAATCAATGTTGATGTAATGCTGGCAAAAAGGAAAATGAGTGTAACAGAACTTTCAGAGAGGGTAGGAATCACCATGGCAAACCTTTCTATATTGAAAAATGGAAAAGCAAAAGCGATCCGGTTTTCCACTTTGGAGGCCATCTGCAAAGCCCTGGATTGTCAGCCGGGAGATATCCTGGAGTATCGCAGTGATGAATAAGGGGATGGGGGGACAGGTTCATCGTCCCGGTTGGGACAATAACCTTTCCCCTTTGTCCCAATGAAAGGGGGATTTCAAATGCAAATGACTATTCGAAAAATGGAAGTTCAGCCGTTGAGGTCACTGAAACAGTTGTTTCGTTTCGGCTGGGAGCAGGCTTTGTCCTGTGTGTTTCCTGTTGTCATTTTTGCTTCTTTGGCTTTGACCAACGTCATACCGATGCCTTTTCTGCCGCGGTATGACTGGCTGCTGATCATCTGTCTTCTGATGCAATGGGTGATGGTGCGATCTGGCTTAGAAACGAAGGATGAATTGAAGGTTATCACGATGTTCCACATAATTGGGCTTGCACTGGAACTGTTTAAGGTACATATGGGCTCATGGGCATATCCGGAGGAGGGGTATTCCAAAGTTTTTGGGGTTCCTTTGTACAGCGGCTTCATGTATGCCAGTGTAGCAAGTTATCTTTGCCAGGCGTGGAGGAGGCTGAAGGTTGATCTGATCAATTGGCCGCCATTCCTGACAGTAGTGCCTCTCGCCGCTGCCATTTATTTGAATTTTTTCACCCATCATTATTGGATCGATATCCGCTGGTGGCTGTCCGGTTTGGTGATCATTATGTTTTGGAAATCCTGGGTCCGTTATGAGGTCGGCGGAAAGGCTTACCGAATGCCTATTTCACTTTCCTTTGTGCTCATCGGGTTCTTTATATGGGTAGCTGAGAATATTGCCACATTCTTTGGAGCGTGGGAATATCCCAATCAGGCGGAGGCCTGGAGTCTTGTTCATCTGGGAAAAGTGAGCTCCTGGCTCTTATTGGTAATTGTCAGCTTTCTTATAGTTGCGACACTCAAGCAAGTGAAGGGGAAGAATTCGGCAGAACAAGCAATCGGTCTGAAACTGCAGTAGAGATATTCAGCTAGCATCTGATCTGAATCTGAAGTTTTACCATTTGGATAAAATCCTAAATCCAATTAAGGATTGATCGCTATTTCCTATTCGGCCTGAAAGGTTTTTAAAAGTAACAAAATGTTTTTTTTGTGCAGTCTAATATGATATATTAAGCTCACAGGCCATAACATATGGGAGGGGAATAATCTGATCAATCAAACAGAGGTTGATTATAAGAAGAAAATATCTGAAGACATACTCAGCAAAAAGCATGAATTAATCAGGCAAAAAATAGATTTAAAATCCAACCAGATTTCTGAATCAATGGCTTCCAGATTACTTCAATGGCGTGAAAATCTTGTCGGGATATATGCACAATCAATCGCAAGTGATATAGAGACAACTTATCAGGTTCTTAAAGAATGGGGAGATGAAGCTGTAGACACATTGGTGAATTATAATCTCCCAATAGATATAGCACTAAAGGAAGTCAGGGATTATCGAAACCTCATTGGCCATATTATCAGGGACGATGCATCCCAGCTGGAACTGACAATAGAACAGTTTTATGAAATAATTTCAGACTTTGATTCTGTGGTGGATCGAGCCGTTCATTGGCTGAGTATTTCATATTCAAAGAAATTCTACACACGTATTAATTTAGCAGAAGCTGCTGCATTAGAATTATCGATTCCAGTAATTAAAATTACTTCGAAAATTGGAATCCTGCCTTTGATAGGAGATATTGATACTCAAAGAGCCCAGGAATTAATGGAGAAAGCTCTTACAAAAAGCAATGAGTTCTCTTTGGAGCATATCATTATAGACTTATCAGGTGTTCCTGTTGTGGATACCATGGTGGCAGACCGAATCATAAGGGTTGTAGAATCTTTAACTCTTTTGGGTGTTAAAGCTACATTAACAGGAATCAGACCTGAAATTGCTCAAACATTGACTCACCTGGGAATCAATATTTCTCACATTGATGTGGCCACAAGTCTTCAAAAGGCTTTACAGAGCTTATTGAAGATTAAACTTTAAAAATAATAACCTTTTATATAGATCGCATTATAATAGGCTTGTCTTGGAAGATATATTAATATAAATACTGTTATTTACAGGGATTGCAGGAGCAGTCCTTTTTTTGATTGGACCATTTCAGGCAAATTCACTCCGAATATCCTCTGATTTTATCACTCCACCGATCTTTTTTATTATAACCTTTGGCTCTTCCTGGTTAGATAAATTATTAATCACTCTTCTGGTTCTTAACGAATATTAAGCTCTGACAGTTTTCATCTAGCTATGAAAGGGGAAAGCTGGCTTTCTCAATAGGTAGAAGCCTATTCCAATTCCCAGATTTAGAATAGACTGTTAGGGAAAAAGTCTAGGGAGGAGAAAAAATGCATACCCAATTGAATAAAGGAATTCAGTCAATTCCAGTTGAAGAATTTAGGGGGCCATTAGGATTCACCAGGATTAAGGACAGAAGGGTGTTTTAAATGTCTATTGTCATAAATCTGTATTATCTAAAGGTTAACAGTATCTCCGGTAATGGTTCCATTACAGTCGGTGAGGCCACCCATAATAGCCACTCTTCCAAAAATAAATTACAAGGGCTGAATTCCTCTTATGGAGATTTGTCTCCGACGGAAGGAATGATGGAGAATATCTATATTGATCCTGATGTGAATGATCAGACAGAAATCGGCACAAGCGATAATTCTTATGTGAATCAGCCAAGACCGCCTATGCCGCCAGTTTATTAAGAGGAGGTAAAGTATGCCTTATCAAATAAATATCCTAAATATAAAGGTAAATGGTGCTACACAAAATGGAAATATTGATATTGGACCTACGGTGCATAACAGTCATACCGCTAATAGCAAGTTTATTGGAGCAAATTTTTCTATGGGTGATTTTTCACCAACCACGGCAGTGTTAAATTCCGGAAACGTTGACCCTGATGTCAGCGACCAGGATCAAATAGCTAATCCATCTGCACCGATCACGAATCAAATATAAAGGAGTACAGGGATGGATATAGAAAAAATCAGAAAGTGGCTTGAGATTACGAATGAATATCAAAATAGTCATTTTTGGACTAGTGTCCTGCAGAACAAATATGTTAATGAGAGCCGGCATCGGGAGGAAGCTTTTCCGAAATGTGATATTTATCAGAATGAAAGCTATAACTTTGTTATTTTCGAAATTCCTGGTTTAGATCCATCCGAAATTTCCCTGAATTTAATTTCAAGCAAGCAGCTGAAAATCTCGGGACATGTAAAACGATTCTATCCCGATCAAATAGTAGTTAAAAGAGAAAGAACTTATGGGGATTTCCAAAGGACGATTGAACTTCCGGAACCAGCCGATCCTCAATACATGCGTACAGAGATTCAAAGTGGAGGCCTGCTTCAAATAGCGTATCCGCGCGAAGTGGAGAATATATATTTTCCACAAAGCTAAATCTATGACCAGAAAAATGATGACATCCTTACGGGTGTCATTTTTAATATATCATTTTTATAATTTTCCTTTTTTACCTTGGGATGTGTGCTCAGTAAGTAAAAACGAAGCTTTAACTTCATTAAATATGAAAATACAGCTGGGCTCAGGGTATATCCGAAGGAGGATTTTTCTAAAGTGTTTGGAGTTCCTTTGTATAGCGGCTTCAGCCATGCCAGTGTCGCAAGTTATCTATGTCAGGCTTGATGAAGGATGAAGGTTAAACCTATAAAAATAAGTAATTCATCCTTCTCATGCTGTGAGGAAGCTATTCAGCGGTATCAGCCGAATTTCCTCTTTTCACCAAATACAGTGCGGTAATCCAGGAAGTAATGGGAATCACCATTGTTACCCCAATTCCTGCACAGAAGATTGTAATCATCTCCCCGCTGAAAATCTTTGAATTGATAATTTCACCCGGTGAATAGGATAGGTCTTTAAACCATATCAGGAGTGCTAAATATCCGCCGAAGAAGGCGAAAAATAATGTGTTGGTGCTTGTTCCGAGAATATCCTTGCCGATGCTGATGCCGGCTTGAAATAATTCCTTTCTGCTAATGTCCGGGTGATGATAATGAATTTCCCTCATTGGGGAAGATATGGCCATAGCAGCATCCGTAATGGCGCCAATTGTACTCATGATGATGACAGACGCAGCCACTTTAACAAAATCAACCCCAATATAAAGGGAAAATATGCTCAACTCTTCTATTTCCTCTTCACCAAATCCCTGAATCATGGCTTTTTCTGCAATGATGACAATGAACACAATGAGAACGATCGTAGTCATGATTGAAGCCAGAAAGGCGGTTATCGTCTTAATGTTCACTTCATTTATAAAAAATAGATTGACGCAGCCAATAAAGGCACAGGCAATTAATGTAACGGCTATCGGATTGATGTTTGGATCGTTCATAAAGAAAAGCACGAAAATGATCAC
This region includes:
- a CDS encoding DUF817 domain-containing protein, whose translation is MRSLKQLFRFGWEQALSCVFPVVIFASLALTNVIPMPFLPRYDWLLIICLLMQWVMVRSGLETKDELKVITMFHIIGLALELFKVHMGSWAYPEEGYSKVFGVPLYSGFMYASVASYLCQAWRRLKVDLINWPPFLTVVPLAAAIYLNFFTHHYWIDIRWWLSGLVIIMFWKSWVRYEVGGKAYRMPISLSFVLIGFFIWVAENIATFFGAWEYPNQAEAWSLVHLGKVSSWLLLVIVSFLIVATLKQVKGKNSAEQAIGLKLQ
- a CDS encoding Hsp20/alpha crystallin family protein; amino-acid sequence: MDIEKIRKWLEITNEYQNSHFWTSVLQNKYVNESRHREEAFPKCDIYQNESYNFVIFEIPGLDPSEISLNLISSKQLKISGHVKRFYPDQIVVKRERTYGDFQRTIELPEPADPQYMRTEIQSGGLLQIAYPREVENIYFPQS
- a CDS encoding response regulator transcription factor, whose translation is MKKILIAEDEEILRMLIADTLEDGDFEVDEAEDGEEALKLLEKKEYDLVILDYMMPGLTGLDVIRKIRGEQALNKDVKILMLSAKSQQNEQEEVLKAGADYFMVKPFSPLHLFEKVGKIVDEA
- a CDS encoding spore germination protein, encoding MPYQINILNIKVNGATQNGNIDIGPTVHNSHTANSKFIGANFSMGDFSPTTAVLNSGNVDPDVSDQDQIANPSAPITNQI
- a CDS encoding ATP-binding protein, with protein sequence MKLNHFIKKSLTRQIVALMGVFALLFLAGTSILILLQEQINSSYYKEREKLVKKEEIVQQIDHNFNLVFFDVRGYFAFGNSELKNQAAALRPQIRKLISEYNGIASTNEDKAFGKEMDEFADYYFIERLPVSIEYFEAGRMEEIIKMADSGATARINSFQEDIQVYLQNLNDELNGRVQDLIQKQSYIQTGFFLFLVAILVILFRMIRIMFKQVGQPLTQFANAAEEIAKGGKAELNVGQDRMDELAVLSVAFQKMVVTLQEKEQDLLAQNEELLAQQDELQAQREELEDALGTMQSNEIKLERRNELINGISNSLQKQEVLESIVMNMSNVIEADCGIIVMLENDESASFGISSLGVEQFKNHLRSGLIERLKQTKEGFAVKRQLLQEEKGYHVRTVFGYDLYLPVISSNQEVTAVMVFTRYGFPFAQTHMDEYSALSKQIGLSLDKISSYENSEANRKLNQDILNTVKEGLQYVDRDGCILQVNKQLCEMFHCEGGFEGIVGLTWDKWSVLLKQQVEDEDGFTEFIWRAFNGETSSGETFVYKTKDSGNVFQMYCEDLYQNNECVGTVLVHRDITKEFKVDEVKSEFVSTVSHELRTPLASILGFSELLLNRELKAEKQKKYMMTILNEAKRLTSLINDFLDVQRMESGKQTYEKKYIELLPMIEKVIDNQQVQTDVHNITLEPFSGNDVILGDSCKIEQVFSNLISNAIKYSPSGGTVNIRLYEENSLLLIEVQDQGLGIPENAAADIFNKFYRVDNSDRRRIGGTGLGLSIVQEIVKAHDGNISVKSKYGEGSTFTVSFPAVYKPSHGLDENIHQSGTRYEVLVIEDDQSLAELFIQELTENNLHAKHFNNGRDVLAYLENHLPDAIVLDIMLDEGLDGWSVMKILKRNEVLSHIPIIISTALDEKEKGLSLGAHEYLIKPYQAGSLSMAIMQTLLKVGKAGQILIPENSPGD
- a CDS encoding YibE/F family protein; the protein is MNAILVLAAILFILMTLIGGKKGARSFFAIFLNFGVIIFVLFFMNDPNINPIAVTLIACAFIGCVNLFFINEVNIKTITAFLASIMTTIVLIVFIVIIAEKAMIQGFGEEEIEELSIFSLYIGVDFVKVAASVIIMSTIGAITDAAMAISSPMREIHYHHPDISRKELFQAGISIGKDILGTSTNTLFFAFFGGYLALLIWFKDLSYSPGEIINSKIFSGEMITIFCAGIGVTMVIPITSWITALYLVKRGNSADTAE
- a CDS encoding helix-turn-helix domain-containing protein, which codes for MAIIINVDVMLAKRKMSVTELSERVGITMANLSILKNGKAKAIRFSTLEAICKALDCQPGDILEYRSDE
- a CDS encoding spore germination protein, with the translated sequence MSIVINLYYLKVNSISGNGSITVGEATHNSHSSKNKLQGLNSSYGDLSPTEGMMENIYIDPDVNDQTEIGTSDNSYVNQPRPPMPPVY
- a CDS encoding STAS domain-containing protein, which codes for MASRLLQWRENLVGIYAQSIASDIETTYQVLKEWGDEAVDTLVNYNLPIDIALKEVRDYRNLIGHIIRDDASQLELTIEQFYEIISDFDSVVDRAVHWLSISYSKKFYTRINLAEAAALELSIPVIKITSKIGILPLIGDIDTQRAQELMEKALTKSNEFSLEHIIIDLSGVPVVDTMVADRIIRVVESLTLLGVKATLTGIRPEIAQTLTHLGINISHIDVATSLQKALQSLLKIKL
- a CDS encoding DUF2975 domain-containing protein; translated protein: MEKVTTLFLKIAVILLGVPILVLCIVLVPELGNVAGELLPEFAFIKYLVYIVFYGSTIPFYFALYQAFRLLRYIDKNEAFSDLSVIALKKIKYCAIIIAGLHVVVLPVFYLFAEIDDAPGVIFVGMVVPFASMVIAVFAAVLQKLLQEAIEIKSENDLTV